The Campylobacter concisus genome contains the following window.
ACTTGGTTACAGCTCAGCTGATATGATCATATTATTTAAAAATTCAGAAGCTTATGCAAATTTATTTAATGCAAAAGATACGATCAGCCTAAAAGCAGAAGCAACTGGTGGCGTTGGTAATGAAGTAGCGATCACAAGTGATTTGCCTGAAATTTCAGCATTTGCTGAGGAGCGCGGCAAGACAAGTGGTGCTTTTGTAGGCGTCAGCTTAGATGTGGCAAGGCTTAAAATAAATATACAAGATACAAATGATTACTATGAGCGAATGTATGATTTTGAAAATATCTACAACAATAGCCCAAAAGCTAGTAAATACACACTAAAATTTAAAGAAATAATCTCAAAATACTTCTTATAACTCAAATTTCTTGGCTCATTAAGTGAGTCAAGAGCTCTTTTTATTTTTACTTTTTGATTAATTTTATAGAAGTTATGGCTTAGCTTTTTGCTAAACCATAAATAGTGAAACAAAGCGTTTTTTAGGGATTGGAGAAAATTGAGTCATATACTCAAACGCTTCTTCGTAATCGCCATCTGTATATTGTGCAACTTGCTCGATAAGCTCATAAAGCTCCTCATCGTCCATAGAATCAAAACTGCCTCTATTTTCTAAAACCTCTAACAAAACGGCGTCTAATTCAAGCTCGTCGTAAGTCATTTTATTCCTTAATTTTGATTTAAAAAATGCGACACTATACCAAAACAATCTTATAAAATACTTTACTTGAAATTCGTAAGAAATTTTATGCTTTTTTTATAAGTAAAGTTGTAAAATCCTTATATTCATTATCATTTTAGTTAGGTTTTTGTGGATAATTTTGAACTATTTTATAAGCATTTTAAAGAGTTTTTAGAAGCCTTTGGGCAGAAAAGCTCAGAGTTAAAAGAACAAATTTTGCATGTACTTTTCATTAGCAACTCTCATCTAAGTGCTCAAGAAATTTCTTCAGAAATTTACAAAATCCACAAGAATGAAATTTCAATGACATCAATTTATTCTTTTTTAAATTTTCTCGAAATGCATCATCTTGCAAATTGTTTTGAAGAGAATGGAGTAAAGAAATTTGAGTTAAATTTAAAATCCTCGCACGATCATTTGATATGTGAAATTTGTGAAAAGATAGTTGATTTTGAAGATGAGATGATAGAGCAAAGGCAAGAGCAAATTTTCAAAGAAAAAAATTTTAGCGAGCAGTCGCATACGATGATACTTTATGGTATTTGCAGTGATTGCCAAGAGAAAAATGAAAATTAAATTTTATCATTTCATTTTACTTTTTGATAATGAAAAACAAAAAAATTTCAGATTTATTTAAGCTGTGAAATAGATAATACGCAATTAAAAAAAGGATGAAAATGGATATAAAAACACAAACTTTAGCACAAGTTGCAAGCTATTTTTCAATGATAGCTCACACAAACGGCAGACTAAGAGTAAGAGTTAGTCCAAAGATAAAAGAGCTAAGTAGTAGCGTAAATTTAGCTAGCCTAGATGATGTGATAGCTCAGATAAATGGTATAAAAAATGTAAAATTTAACAAGCTAATCGGCTCTGTAACGATCGAATACGATCATGAAATTTTTCCAAAAAACCTTTGGGAGGATCTTTTAAAAGGGCAAAATTTAGAAGAGATTTCAACTAGAGTAAATGAAGTTGCAAAAGAAGTGAAATATGCTTAATGAACTTTTAAATGCATCATACACCAGCGAAAAAAACGCACTTAGTTTATATGAAAATTTAGCTTTATTTGGTGATGTTTTTAACGAGATCGCAAATATCAGAAAAAATGCGATCATCTTGACAGAAAAATTTGCAAGTACACATGATTATGAGCTTGCTTGCGAAAATGAAGCTATATTTTTGCCAGCAAAAAATAAAGAAGATGCACTGATACAAGCTTTAAACTATGAGTTAGAGCTAAATAAAATGTATGAAAAATTTTGTGAAAGCTTAGATGACGAGGAGCTAAAAGATCTATTTTTTAGACTTTGGGCTACTTCAAATAACGAATACATAGCCTCCTTAAAGCAACGCTTAAAAGAAATTTATAGTGGCTGTGAAATAAAAAATGAGCTAAATTTAAATGAAATTTCACAAAATTTTGAGCAAAACGGCATAACAAATATTTTAGAAAACTATCAAAATGACTTTAATGAGATAACTAAAAGCTTGCAAAATATCGCAAGTGGCAAGGCTGATAAAAGCGAGTTAGCAAAGATAACTAATAATCCAAATTTCTCGTTTTTTAGCGGACTTGCGCTTGGGGCATTAGGCATTTCAGTAGTTAGTAAAAATTTTAATAAGGATGAAGAAAATGAATAATTTACAAAATCAAACAAAGAAAGGATTTAAAATGGCATTACCATTTTTAGCAGGTTTAGCAGTAGGCGGTTTAGCAATAGCTGCTTGGAATAAAAGAGATAAGATCAAAGAGTACGCCCAAGATGGCTTTGATAAAGGCAAAGAGGCCGCAAAAGATCTTTACAAAAAAGGTAAAAGTGTTGCAAAAGATGCAAAAGACTTTATAGTAAAAGAAGAAAAAAAAGCAAAACGTGGTGCTAAAAAAGTAGAAAAAGAGGCTGAAAAAGTGGTAAAGAAAACAAGAAAACCACGCGCTAAAAAGCCAGCCGCTCCAAAAGCTATCACACCAAACGATATAGCTTAAGGATAGAGAATGCAAGAAAATAGTCTTTTTACACTTTCAAGCACAAGACTTCCATTTGATCACTTCATCAGCGGTGCTTTAATCGCTGGTATGGGTGCAGCTGCACTTGGCTTTAGCGACTATCTAAATAATAGAGCGACTAAAAAAGATGTCGCTAAAAAGATAGCAAAATACGCTGTAACAGGTGGTTTTGTAGGTGCTGTTGGCATTCATGCTTCAAATTTAATAGCACAAAAAAAATATCTAAATGCGGCAGCTTTTACAGCAGCTGGTATCGGCGGTCTTTTGATAGCAGAAAAACTAATAAAATTGGAGAGTAAATAATGAACAACCCTTACATCAACGAAGAAAACGTAGCAAGTGAAACTGCGGCTAACAATGCAGCAGCTACTCAGCCAAGCGCAATCGATAATGCAATAAACAATGCAGCTCAAAATTTGCCATTTGTACCTGAAAATTTTAATGCTGCTGGCTTTGTAAAAGGTCTAGTTTTAGGTGGTATCGCAGCTTATGTACTAACTAATCCAAAAGCACAAGAGTGCGTATTTAAAGCGATTATCAAAGGTGGCGAGCTTATAAATGCTGGCATAGAAGAACTAAAAGAGCGTTTTGAAGATGTCAAAGCAGAACTTGACTCAAAAAAATAAGATCACTCTAGCTCACAAGAGTAAAAATAGAGCGAGGTTTATTTGCGAGAGCCTAAATGCCAGAAGCGATGTCAGCGCTATCGAGGCTGCGATCTCAGAGCGAACTGATGCACTAAGTGTTCGTGTAAATAAATACGCAAAAAGCATTATTGTTGAATACGATAAAAACTACGATAAAATTTTAAACTTTATCAAGAGCTATGAATTTCCAACAAAGGCTAAAGATCCAAATTTGCCAAGCAAGGCAAATATCTATAAGGCTGCTGCTGCACTTGGTATAACACCATTTATGAGCAATAAAACTCTAAAATCAGCCGTGACTCTTTATGCCACAGCACCAAATTTAATAGAAGGTGCAAAAGAGCTAAGACATGAGGGCGTCACTTCAAAAGTGCTTGAGGCAACTGCCATTGGTACTAGCCTAGCAATGGGCGATCATTTAGCAGCAAATAGCACAAATTTGATGATAAATATCGGCGAATATATGGAAGAAAGTGCTAGTCACAAAAGCGATGATCTCATCAAAGAGCTAGCAAAACCAAATATCGAAGAAGTCTGGGTCGAGAGAAATTTAAATGGTGAAAAGACGCTTGAAAAAGTAAAAACCGAAAATTTAAAAAAGGGCGACATCGTAGTAGTCGGAGCTGGTGAGACGATAGGTGTTGATGGTTATATCGTTGAAGGTAACGCCGATGTAAATCAAGTCTCAATGACCGGAGAGGCTGAGCCTATACCAAAAGCTAGAGGCGATCGTGTTATAAGTGGCACCGTGGTCGATGAAGGTAGGATAAAAATTTGGGCTGAAAATGTAGGTAGCGACACAGCGACAGCTAGGATCAAAGAGTACATACAAACTTCGCTCAATGAAAAATCAGCCATTGGCGTAAAAGCGTTAAAACTAGCTGATAAACTTGTGCCTGTTACGCTCTCGCTTGCTGGACTTTCATACATTATAAATAAAAATATGAATAGTGTTGCTAGCGTACTTCAAGCGGACTACTCTTGCGCATTAAAGCTTGCCACACCAGTTGCTTTTAAATCAAGTATCTCAAAAGCTGGTAGAAATGGCATTCTTGTAAAAGGCGCAAAAGCGATTGAAGCTTTAAGCTCAGTTGATACTTTTGTATTTGACAAGACCGGCACTCTTACACACGGACGCCTAAGTGTAGTTGAAATTTACTCGTTTAAAGAAGGCTTTTCTCAAAATGATATATTAAATTTAACTGCAAGTGCCGAGGAACACTACTTTCATCCAGTAGCTGAAGCAATAGTTGAAGCTGCAAACAAGCGTGGTTTCCACCATATTCATCACGATGAAGTTGAATTTATCGTAGCTCACGGCGTAAAAACTGCGATGCACGGCAAAGAGGTAGTTATCGGCAGTAGACACTTTTTAGAAGATGACGAGATGATAAGCTTTAAAGCTCATGAAGCTTTAATAAGCAAAGCATTAAATAGCGGCTTAACTTTACTCTACGTAGGATACGATAAAGAGCTAGTTGGAGTCATCGCTATGAAAGATGATATGAGAGAAAACGCAAAAGACATGGTGGCAAAACTGCGCAGTCTTGGCGTAAAAGAAGTCGTCATGCTAAGCGGCGACATCAAAAGCAAGGCTGAAGAAGTAGCACGTGAGCTTGGACTTGATAGGGTCTATGCGGAGTGCTTACCAACAGATAAAGCAGCTATCATCGAAGAGTTAAAGAGCGAGGGCAAAAAAGTAGCCTTTGTGGGAGATGGCATAAATGATGCTCCAAGCCTAACTAAGGCAAATGTGGGTATAAGCATGCACAAAGGTGCTGATATAGCTAAAGCGACGGCTGACATAAGTCTTTTAAAAGATGACATCATGAGCGTAGCTCTCGTAAAAGAGCTTGCAAATAAAACAATGGATTTAATTAGCTCAAATTTCCGCTCAACCGTTGGCGTAAACACAGCTATACTAAGTGCTGCGACACTTGGTATGTTAAATCCAATAGCAACTGCCATGCTTCATAATGGCACAACGATTTGGCTTTTATTAAATTCAATGAAGGGCGTAAAATTCAAATCAAAATAAATTTGAAAGGGTAGATGGTGCTTGATAGTTTTTTAAATTTTTTAAACGGCAAAATGGACGTAGCCAACGACTTTTTATATGGATATTTTTTAGTCATTATTCTTGTGGCTACGGGAATTTATTTTAGTTATTTGACTCGTTTTGTGCAGTTTAGGATGTTTTTTGAAGCTTGCAGGGTCTTAGTAGAAAAAAAGGATAAGTACAATAAGCACCATTTAACGCCATTTCAAGCACTTATGATCTCGACTGCTTCGCGCGTTGGCATAGGCAATATCGCTGGAATTTCAGCAGCCATCGTCGCGGGCGGTCCGGGTGCTCTTTTTTGGATGTGCTTGATGGCATTTTTAGGATCAGCTTCAGCTTTTATAGAGAGCACGCTAGCGCAAATTTATAAGACAAAAGATGTTTTTGGATTTAAAGGCGGTCCAGCTTATTACATCAAAAATGGCCTTGGCATAAAATGGCTGGCTTCACTTTTTGCAGTGATCCTCATCATCACCTACGCATACGGCTTTAACGGACTTCAAAGCTACACCATGACATCAGCCTTTGAAATTTACTATGACAAAGCTGGTAGCAACGTTAGCTTTGCACAAAGCGGCCTACCTGTTGGCATCGGCCTTATTCTTACGGCATTTGCGGCGGTAATGTTTTTTAGCAAAAGCCACATCATCGGTAAAGTAAGCTCATACATCGTGCCTTTCATGGCACTTGCCTACATCTCGCTAGCACTTATTGCTATCGTTTTAAATTTCAAAGAAATTCCTGATGTTGTTAAGATGATTTTAGAAAATGCCTTTGATTTTAAAGCGATATTTGGCGGATTTGCCGGCAGTGTGATCGTAATAGGCATCAAAAGAGGCCTTTTCTCAAACGAAGCCGGTATGGGTTCAGCTCCAAACGCAGCAGCCGCAGCACATACTAGCCACCCAGTAAAACAAGGCCTAGTTCAAGCAATGGCAGTCTTTATAGACATGACTATATGTATCGCTTCTGGCATGATCGTGCTATTTTCACAGGCCTATCTTACGAAGCAAACTGGATCAAGTGGCGAGGTGCTAACAGCACTTCCTCTCGTTCAAGCTGCAATGAAAGAGTATTTTGGTGAATTTGGAGTTCATTTTACCACTCTTGCGGTCGTACTTTTTGCCATCACTTCACTTATTGGCAACTACTACTACGCTCAGGCAAATATGAAATTTTTAACCAAAAACCACAAGCTTACATTGCTATTTAAGATAACGGCCGTCGTTATGATATTTATTGGTGCTCAGATGAATTTAAAGCTCGCTTGGAATATCGCTGATATCACAATGGCTGCAATGGCAACTATCAACATCATCGCTATATTCTTACTTTCAAAAGTAGTGATAATAGCAGTCAAAGACTACGAAGCTCAAAGAAGTGCTGGGCAAAATCCAGAATTTGACCCAGAAAGCCTTGGTATAAAAAATACAAGTTGCTGGAATAAAAACTAAATGGAGAAGAATTTGAAAAACGATACAAACATAAGTGGCAAACTACTTGATATAAACACTCATAGGCAAGTATCAAAAGTCGGTATGGGCATCACTTTAGCCTCAGTTTGCTTAAGCGCCCTTTTTATGAAAAGAAATAAAAGCATTAAGAAATTTCACGTTGCTTCAGGCATTGCATTTACTTGCTTTGCTCTTTATCATGCTGGGCTTTATGATAATGGAATATTTAAAAAAATGATAATAAAAGCAAAAAATGAGGTAAAAAAGGCATAAAATGATACTTAGCGACGCAGAAATTCTAAGCTATATAAACGAAGATGTACCTTATTTTGATCTTACTACGTCGCTTCAAAATATCGATAAAAAAGCCTCACTTGAAATTTATTCACGTGATGAAATTTGCGTTAGCTGCGTTGATGTGGCTGCAAGTATTGCAAGACTACTTGGGTGCGAGAGTAAAATTTTTGTGCAAAATTCTCAAATCTGCAAGGCTGGCGATGTGATCATAAAAATTTATGGAAACTACGAAGATGTGCATAAGGCTTGGAAGCTAGCTCAAGTCGCACT
Protein-coding sequences here:
- a CDS encoding transcriptional repressor; its protein translation is MDNFELFYKHFKEFLEAFGQKSSELKEQILHVLFISNSHLSAQEISSEIYKIHKNEISMTSIYSFLNFLEMHHLANCFEENGVKKFELNLKSSHDHLICEICEKIVDFEDEMIEQRQEQIFKEKNFSEQSHTMILYGICSDCQEKNEN
- a CDS encoding aminotransferase; the encoded protein is MLNELLNASYTSEKNALSLYENLALFGDVFNEIANIRKNAIILTEKFASTHDYELACENEAIFLPAKNKEDALIQALNYELELNKMYEKFCESLDDEELKDLFFRLWATSNNEYIASLKQRLKEIYSGCEIKNELNLNEISQNFEQNGITNILENYQNDFNEITKSLQNIASGKADKSELAKITNNPNFSFFSGLALGALGISVVSKNFNKDEENE
- a CDS encoding oxidoreductase → MNNPYINEENVASETAANNAAATQPSAIDNAINNAAQNLPFVPENFNAAGFVKGLVLGGIAAYVLTNPKAQECVFKAIIKGGELINAGIEELKERFEDVKAELDSKK
- a CDS encoding ATPase, which encodes MSKQNLTQKNKITLAHKSKNRARFICESLNARSDVSAIEAAISERTDALSVRVNKYAKSIIVEYDKNYDKILNFIKSYEFPTKAKDPNLPSKANIYKAAAALGITPFMSNKTLKSAVTLYATAPNLIEGAKELRHEGVTSKVLEATAIGTSLAMGDHLAANSTNLMINIGEYMEESASHKSDDLIKELAKPNIEEVWVERNLNGEKTLEKVKTENLKKGDIVVVGAGETIGVDGYIVEGNADVNQVSMTGEAEPIPKARGDRVISGTVVDEGRIKIWAENVGSDTATARIKEYIQTSLNEKSAIGVKALKLADKLVPVTLSLAGLSYIINKNMNSVASVLQADYSCALKLATPVAFKSSISKAGRNGILVKGAKAIEALSSVDTFVFDKTGTLTHGRLSVVEIYSFKEGFSQNDILNLTASAEEHYFHPVAEAIVEAANKRGFHHIHHDEVEFIVAHGVKTAMHGKEVVIGSRHFLEDDEMISFKAHEALISKALNSGLTLLYVGYDKELVGVIAMKDDMRENAKDMVAKLRSLGVKEVVMLSGDIKSKAEEVARELGLDRVYAECLPTDKAAIIEELKSEGKKVAFVGDGINDAPSLTKANVGISMHKGADIAKATADISLLKDDIMSVALVKELANKTMDLISSNFRSTVGVNTAILSAATLGMLNPIATAMLHNGTTIWLLLNSMKGVKFKSK
- a CDS encoding amino acid carrier protein, producing MVLDSFLNFLNGKMDVANDFLYGYFLVIILVATGIYFSYLTRFVQFRMFFEACRVLVEKKDKYNKHHLTPFQALMISTASRVGIGNIAGISAAIVAGGPGALFWMCLMAFLGSASAFIESTLAQIYKTKDVFGFKGGPAYYIKNGLGIKWLASLFAVILIITYAYGFNGLQSYTMTSAFEIYYDKAGSNVSFAQSGLPVGIGLILTAFAAVMFFSKSHIIGKVSSYIVPFMALAYISLALIAIVLNFKEIPDVVKMILENAFDFKAIFGGFAGSVIVIGIKRGLFSNEAGMGSAPNAAAAAHTSHPVKQGLVQAMAVFIDMTICIASGMIVLFSQAYLTKQTGSSGEVLTALPLVQAAMKEYFGEFGVHFTTLAVVLFAITSLIGNYYYAQANMKFLTKNHKLTLLFKITAVVMIFIGAQMNLKLAWNIADITMAAMATINIIAIFLLSKVVIIAVKDYEAQRSAGQNPEFDPESLGIKNTSCWNKN
- a CDS encoding helicase produces the protein MEKNLKNDTNISGKLLDINTHRQVSKVGMGITLASVCLSALFMKRNKSIKKFHVASGIAFTCFALYHAGLYDNGIFKKMIIKAKNEVKKA